A single window of Deltaproteobacteria bacterium GWC2_65_14 DNA harbors:
- a CDS encoding ribosomal RNA small subunit methyltransferase A — MRELGISPRKRHGQNFLHDRNVARKIVAVARELGPPFLEIGAGLGALTALLADAGEKTVAVEVDRGLAQFLRGRYAGTSVEILEADFLPVPGGEWLRSFPRGGTVVGNLPYSLSSPIVLRLMELREIFPRAVLMLQKEMAGRLCASPGGKEYGILSVYLSVLSEARLEFPVRRTCFTPSPEVDSAVFSIRFRPDIDGQTFRRLQTVVRASFARRRKTLRNAPVDFLPGGTERWCDLLSRSGVDPSARAEAVSPESYLRLAAALPKDPGPG, encoded by the coding sequence CTGCGGGAACTCGGGATTTCTCCCCGGAAGAGACACGGCCAGAATTTCCTCCACGACCGGAACGTCGCGAGGAAGATCGTGGCGGTCGCCCGGGAGCTCGGCCCTCCCTTTCTCGAGATCGGGGCGGGGCTGGGGGCGCTGACGGCGCTCCTGGCAGACGCGGGGGAGAAAACGGTCGCCGTGGAGGTGGATCGGGGCCTGGCGCAGTTCCTGCGGGGGCGGTACGCGGGGACCTCCGTCGAAATCCTGGAAGCCGACTTCCTCCCCGTCCCGGGGGGGGAGTGGCTGCGCAGCTTCCCCCGGGGCGGAACCGTGGTCGGGAACCTTCCCTACTCCCTCTCCTCCCCGATCGTTCTCCGCCTGATGGAACTGCGGGAGATCTTCCCCCGCGCGGTGCTCATGCTTCAGAAGGAGATGGCCGGACGGCTGTGCGCCTCCCCCGGGGGGAAGGAGTACGGCATCCTCTCCGTCTACCTTTCCGTCCTCTCGGAAGCCAGGCTGGAGTTCCCGGTGCGCCGGACCTGCTTCACCCCCTCCCCGGAGGTCGACTCCGCCGTCTTTTCGATCCGGTTCCGGCCCGATATCGACGGACAGACGTTCCGCCGGCTCCAGACGGTCGTCCGCGCCTCCTTCGCGCGCAGGAGGAAGACGCTTCGGAACGCTCCCGTCGATTTTCTCCCGGGCGGCACGGAGCGGTGGTGCGACCTCCTTTCCCGGTCCGGGGTCGACCCCTCCGCGCGCGCCGAGGCCGTCTCCCCGGAGTCCTACCTGAGACTGGCCGCCGCCCTCCCGAAGGACCCCGGCCCGGGATAG